A genomic region of Caenorhabditis elegans chromosome V contains the following coding sequences:
- the Y113G7B.12 gene encoding Reverse transcriptase domain-containing protein (Confirmed by transcript evidence) yields the protein MSDLSDEEDKPDSVNEIQKGVSGIKISSDTDDRSQKKTNVDKVAPPHSSTKQFGTNQNKTSKSDQNKTSKRKSSAHTDEKESENREEWSRRSRRKCGEESDNEIESDNGEASDNGEESDNGEESDNEEASDNGEASDNGEESDNEEASDNGEESDNGEERGNGEASDNGDESDNGEASDNGEESDNEEASDNGEESDNGEESDNGEERGNGEASDNGDESDNGEASDNGEESDNEEASDNGEESDNGEASDNGEESDNEEASDNGEESDNGEASDNGEESDNGEERDNGEASDNGEESENGEEIGLKFSVLLANVRSCKKLEKASQLCAKLHSNDYQIIAVTESWLQESVSSALFTSFGISIHRCDRDVALHTKNSGGGVAILFKPPLVVTKLDIQQEHHYNGHQSEVLACRVLNPDYPGASFNLVVVYRPPINGKISQLIAHLSSFLPSSEYVLMGDFNFKEMYEKGSYSVNSKHEFMKFVISSKMTQHVCKATHNNNILDLVLSSPGIVLENVKVQDCCVKSDHKSVSFSVTPKNKPGSNESTACIRSLIHTETFTLNFSQCDFKILDRCISSQNWEYILSTRKTDRVCYEKFITVFVDLVKVFTQKNTQIQNKESVQSFRRNNFEELGMIPKYDKNLNNEKHNILDLMIDDKLISRNSGKASCFASIFSSKFKDQNSTQIPENTDNKTINASQIFEQSMVKQALEHVTPRFHFDKTNILVLNNCANSLAAPLSRILRNIFETEDYPESWNHCIVIPDPPKIRELIRDPKNYALNYYFDPFLGVMEKVICDFLQKENEHKFSPRTKDPTHCKYEEYVEAHKRVDLIHFKLSTAFDKVPHEFLISKLNDFNVHPTLRNWFRKLMSPKTFSVQVNDHLESEKHNCQIGAPRGSESRQFMFLVFINSLLCEIPINISCSACAISEDLEIYSHEPIMIEKSLRKIEDWSTSNKLTIDSNDIVRYDRGKQSENGFKFKKNLIRPAGKIYYC from the exons ATGAGTGATTTGTCTGATGAG GAAGACAAACCAGATTCTGtcaatgaaattcaaaaaggtgtATCAGGCATTAAGATCTCCAGTGACACTGATGACAGGTCACAAAAGAAGACCAATGTTGACAAAGT AGCTCCTCCACATTCTTCGACCAAACAGTTCGGAACAAACCAAAATAAAACATCGAAAAGTGACCAAAATAAAACATCGAAAAGGAAGTCTAGTGCACAT acGGATGAAAAAGAAAGTGAAAACAGAGAAGAATGGAGCAGACGATCGAGAAGAAAATGTGGAGAAGAAAGTGATAATGAAATAGAAAGTGACAATGGAGAAGCCAGTGACAATGGAGAAGAAAGTGACAATGGAGAAGAAAGTGACAATGAAGAAGCCAGTGACAATGGAGAAGCCAGTGACAATGGAGAAGAAAGTGACAATGAAGAAGCCAGTGACAATGGAGAAGAAAGTGACAATGGAGAAGAACGTGGCAATGGAGAAGCCAGTGACAATGGAGATGAAAGTGACAATGGAGAAGCCAGTGACAATGGAGAAGAAAGTGACAATGAAGAAGCCAGTGACAATGGAGAAGAAAGTGACAATGGAGAAGAAAGTGACAATGGAGAAGAACGTGGCAATGGAGAAGCCAGTGACAATGGAGATGAAAGTGACAATGGAGAAGCCAGTGACAATGGAGAAGAAAGTGACAATGAAGAAGCCAGTGACAATGGAGAAGAAAGTGACAATGGAGAAGCCAGTGACAATGGAGAAGAAAGTGACAATGAAGAAGCCAGTGACAATGGAGAAGAAAGTGACAATGGAGAAGCCAGTGACAATGGAGAAGAAAGTGACAATGGAGAAGAACGTGACAATGGAGAAGCCAGTGACAATGGAGAAGAAAGtgaaaatggagaagaaattggtcttaaattttctgttttgctCGCAAATGTGAGGTCctgtaaaaaattggagaaggCCTCACAACTATGTGCCAAGCTCCACTCAAATGATTATCAAATAATCGCAGTTACCGAATCTTGGCTCCAAGAATCTGTATCTTCTGCATTGTTCACGTCTTTTGGAATATCGATTCATCGATGTGATCGGGATGTTGCTCTTCACACTAAAAACTCTGGCGGTGGCGTAGCCATTCTTTTCAAACCACCATTAGTGGTCACGAAACTTGACATCCAACAGGAGCATCATTACAACGGTCATCAATCGGAAGTATTAGCATGTCGTGTTTTGAATCCTGATTACCCGGGTGCTAGTTTTAATTTAGTCGTTGTTTATCGGCCTCCTATAAACggtaaaatttctcaattaatTGCCCATCTCTCTTCATTTCTTCCCAGCTCAGAATACGTTTTAATGggggattttaattttaaggaAATGTACGAGAAAGGTAGTTATTCTGTAAACTCCAAACATGAGTTCATGAAGTTTGTAATATCCAGCAAAATGACTCAGCATGTTTGCAAAGCCACACACAACAACAATATTCTCGATCTAGTGTTATCATCACCCGGAATTGTTTTGGAGAATGTGAAGGTTCAAGATTGTTGTGTGAAGTCGGACCACAAATCAGTATCCTTTTCAGTCACTCCTAAAAACAAACCAGGTTCGAACGAGAGTACCGCTTGCATTCGTTCTCTAATTCATACTGAAACTTTTactctgaatttttcacagtGTGATTTTAAGATCTTAGACCGCTGCATTTCTTCACAAAATTGGGAATATATCTTATCGACTCGCAAAACTGATAGAGTATGCTACGAAAAGTTCATTACTGTGTTTGTTGATTTAGTTAAAGTGTTCACACAGAAAAACactcaaattcaaaacaaagaaTCTGTTCAATCATTTagaagaaacaattttgaggAATTGGGAATGATTCCAAAATATGACAAAAATCTCAATAATGAAAAACACAATATCCTTGATTTGATGATTGACGATAAACTTATTTCACGAAATTCAGGAAAAGCCTCGTGTTTTGCCTCTATCttctcttcaaaatttaaagatcAGAACTCCACccaaataccagaaaataccgataataaaactatcaatgcatctcaaatttttgagcaatctATGGTCAAGCAAGCACTTGAACATGTAACACCTAGATTTCATTTCGACAAAACAAATATCTTAGTTTTAAACAATTGTGCCAACTCACTAGCCGCACCTCTTTCACGCATTCtcagaaacattttcgaaactGAAGATTACCCTGAATCCTGGAACCACTGTATTGTAATTCCAGATCCTCCTAAGATCAGAGAATTAATCAGAGATCCTAAAAATTATGCATTGAACTACTATTTTGATCCTTTCCTGGGAGTAATGGAGAAAGTAATTTGTGACTTTCTTCAAAAAGAGAACGAACATAAATTCAGCCCTAGAACAAAAGACCCAACTCATTGCAAATATGAAGAGTATGTAGAAGCTCATAAACGAGTCGACCTCATCCACTTTAAGTTGAGTACGGCTTTTGATAAAGTTCCCCACgaatttctgatttcaaaGCTCAACGATTTCAACGTTCATCCCACTTTACGTAACTGGTTCAGAAAACTCATGTccccaaaaactttttctgttcAAGTAAATGACCAtttggaatctgaaaaacaTAATTGTCAGATAGGAGCCCCGCGAGGCAGTGAATCTAGGCAGTTCATGTTTCTCGTATTTATCAACAGTCTTTTATGTGAAATTCCAATTAACATTTCGTGTTCTGCGTGTGCAATTAGCGAAGATCTTGAGATCTATTCCCATGAACCCattatgattgaaaaaagtcTTAGAAAAATTGAGGACTGGTCCACTTCCAACAAACTAACTATCGATTCAAATGATATTGTTCGGTATGACAGGGGTAAACAATCAGAAAAcggttttaaatttaaaaaaaatcttatcaGACCTGCTGGGAAAATATATTATTGTTAG
- the sld-5 gene encoding DNA replication complex GINS protein SLD5 (Confirmed by transcript evidence): MAVTDSATTFLDFDDDEYDEMTTPEEVLRKMTATWQNELCAPCLLPTQMELVEILLDQIQGMEENIGKQTDKMQLRISVHRVELQRIGFITSDYVRCRLQKIESNPHDAIDQHKKRKEEGKSDLLSESEMKFAEEYALAESNLFQKTVLEFMPAALKKMPVPRGDHDDVMVYAKVTSDDVGNVAIPDWQDLNGEVILEMEPESCHLIPFESVHQLVEDGNIQLM; this comes from the exons atggccgTCACCGACTCTGCAACAacctttttggattttgacgACGACGAATACGATGAGATGACTACACCGGAAGAAGTGCTCCGAAAAATGACAGCCACGTGGCAAAATGAGCTGTGTGCTCCGTGCCTTCTCCCAACTCAAATGGAACTTGTCGAAATCCTACTTGATCAGATTCAGGGAATGGaggaaaatattggaaaacaaACGGATAAAATGCAGCTGAGAATCTCAGTTCATCGAGTCGAGCTTCAACGCATTGGGTTTATTACGTCGGATTATGTTAG ATGCCGcctccaaaaaatcgaatcaaATCCACACGACGCAATCGATCaacacaaaaaacgaaaagaagaGGGAAAAAGTGATCTACTATCGGAATCTGAGATGAAATTCGCCGAAGAATATGCTCTAGCGGAGTCGAacctttttcagaaaactgtcCTGG aATTCATGCCAGCAGCGCTTAAAAAGATGCCAGTTCCACGTGGCGATCATGATGACGTCATGGTTTACGCAAAAGTGACGTCAGATGACGTGGGCAACGTTGCGATTCCGGATTGGCAGGATTTGAATGGAGAAGTGATTTTGGAAATGGAACCGGAATCGTGTCATTTGATTCCGTTCGAATCGGTACATCAATTGGTTGAAGATGGAAATATTCAACTGATGTGa
- the srbc-34 gene encoding Serpentine Receptor, class BC (Class B-like) (Partially confirmed by transcript evidence), whose protein sequence is MEIIIQLLCLLGIISAIITILLNINLVVKIVLNPSKRKNDMYLFYYRFTLDIFFGAGLFSYIAYTLLNMEAPEFMFQYRSLIVLLALPWSHISTCRSIIALSISIDRSIATCFPIYYFKNRKKIPNWPVLLIGSLLGLAEEYMLFGFCSYNMEIPKTCLVFGCATNQCFFHYWLIQRSIIFSLIVLFSLILSIKLLMMNSVKHQQSNNQISKANRLALLDTCTVLLFDFLPAFCGHMWPTAPMFSFNNVGSYNPVLKITGCAIESTVVTRVLLFRTPENSASTPVFAKTLKNSEV, encoded by the exons atggagaTTATCATACAACTTTTGTGTTTGCTGGGAATTATCAGTGCAATTATTACAATTCTGCTCAACATCAATTTGgttgtgaaaattgtttt GAATCCATCTAAACGAAAAAATGACATGTATCTTTTCTATTACCGTTTTACTCTCGACATATTTTTTGGAGCCGGTT tatTCTCCTACATTGCATACACTCTTCTGAATATGGAAGCTCCCGAATTCATGTTTCAATACCGTAGCCTAATTGTCTTGTTGGCGCTTCCATGGTCACACATTTCCACGTGCAGATCTATAATTGCTCTTTCAATCTCGATTGATAGAAGTATCGCCACATGTTTCCcgatttattatttcaaaaatcgaaagaaaattCCGAATTGGCCTGTTCTACTAATTGGCTCACTCCTTGGGCTGGCCGAGGAGTACAtgctttttggattttgttcTTATAATATGGAAATTCCGAAAACCTGCCTAGTATTCGGATGTGCTACTAATCAATGTTTCTTTCATTATTGGTTGATTCAACGCAGT ataatattCTCCCtgatagttttattttctctaattttgtCTATAAAACTACTTATGATGAACTCTGTGAAACACCAGCAAAGTAACAATCAAATATCCAAG GCGAATCGTCTAGCTCTCCTCGACACGTGTACTGTGCTTCTGTTTGATTTTCTTCCAGCATTCTGTGGACATATGTGGCCTACTGCAccaatgttttcttttaat AACGTCGGTTCCTACAACCCGGTGCTGAAAATCACAGGATGCGCAATTGAGTCGACTGTTGTAACTAGGGTTCTGCTTTTCAGAACACCTGAGAACTCTGCCAGTACTCCAGTGTTTGCGAAAAccctgaaaaattctgaagtttGA
- the Y113G7B.11 gene encoding Activin_recp domain-containing protein (Confirmed by transcript evidence) has product MKINNTIKLATIFYTVSTVSVEAVLKCLSGHSQYATQCTSQSYCVSITSKNGPVQRSCDGNSISQISLCSMYAMHGIPRTIQTDYSSFPISLGGPSSQAAPVPKSSSSRSSRRAPMQMCFNAGDLGDVCCCNTDYCNSSRLKNYVIIIVFPIFYWLWN; this is encoded by the exons atgaaaatcaataatactATAAAATTGGCGACAATTTTCTACACAGTATCAACTGTTTCAGTAGAAGCGGTGCTCAAATGCTTGTCAG gaCACTCCCAATATGCTACACAATGTACATCACAATCCTATTGCGTCTCGATCACATCAAAAAATGGCCCCGTACAGCGAAGTTGTGACg gtaACTCAATTTCCCAGATCTCACTGTGCTCAATGTATGCAATGCATGGAATTCCTAGAACAATCCAGACGGACTACTCAAGCTTTCCAATTTCACTTGGAGGACCGTCTTCGCAAG CCGCCCCTGTCCCAAAAAGCTCATCATCCCGAAGCTCCCGCCGTGCTCCAATGCAAATGTGCTTCAACGCCGGTGACTTGGGAGATGTCTGCTGCTGTAACACGGATTACTGTAACTCCTCACGTCTGAAGAACTATGTGATAATTATCGTATTTCCCATTTTCTATTGGTTATGGAATTAG
- the Y113G7B.15 gene encoding Pept_C1 domain-containing protein (Partially confirmed by transcript evidence), with the protein MLLFIISPLFLLSLCQPTVTQHSQEVLSHFNNFTMHHKKHYRTPAEKDRRLAHFAKNHQKIQELNAKARREGRNVTFGWNKFADKNRQELSARNSKIHPKNHTDLPIYKPRHPRGSRNHHNKRSKRQSGDIPDYFDLRDIYVDGSPVVGPVKDQEQCGCCWAFATTAITEAANTLYSKSFTSLSDQEICDCADSGDTPGCVGGDPRNGLKMVHLRGQSSDGDYPYEEYRANTTGNCVGDEKSTVIQPETLNVYRFDQDYAEEDIMENLYLNHIPTAVYFRVGENFEWYTSGVLQSEDCYQMTPAEWHSVAIVGYGTSDDGVPYWLVRNSWNSDWGLHGYVKIRRGVNWCLIESHAATAMIDN; encoded by the exons atgttacttttcataatttccccCTTATTCCTACTCTCTCTATGccaacctacagtaacccaacactCTCAGGAGGTACTGTCacattttaacaatttcacGATGCACCATAAGAAACACTACCGTACCCCGGCGGAGAAAGACCGCCGGTTGGCTCATTTCGCGAAAAATCATCAGAAAATCCAGGAACTTAATGCGAAAGCAAGGAGAGAAGGACGAAATGTGACTTTTGGGTGGAATAAGTTTGCTGATAAGAATCGACAGGAGTTGAGCGCCAGAAATTCAAAG attcatCCCAAAAACCACACGGATCTTCCAATTTACAAGCCGAGGCATCCACGTGGCAGTCGTAATCATCATAATAAACGCTCAAAACGTCAAAGTGGGGATATTCCGGACTATTTCGACCTCCGTGATATTTATGTCGATGGGAGTCCAGTTGTTGGTCCTGTTAAAGATCAAG AACAATGCGGTTGCTGCTGGGCGTTCGCCACCACTGCCATCACCGAAGCTGCCAACACCCTCTACTCCAAGTCCTTCACAAGTCTCTCGGACCAGGAAATTTGCGATTGTGCAGATTCAGGAGACACTCCTGGGTGCGTGGGAGGTGATCCAAGGAACGGTCTGAAAATGGTGCATCTACGGGGACAGTCCAGTGACGGTGACTACCCTTACGAGGAATATCGGGCGAATACCACTGGAAATTGCGTGGGCGACGagaaaagtacagtaatccaGCCGGAAACTTTAAATGTCTATCGATTTGATCAAGATTATGCAGAGGAGGATATTATGGAGAATTTGTATCTCAATCATATCCCTACAGCagttt atttccgAGTGGGTGAGAACTTTGAATGGTACACATCAGGAGTACTTCAATCCGAAGATTGTTACCAAATGACACCAGCGGAATGGCATTCCGTAGCAATTGTTGGTTATGGTACATCAGATGACGGTGTCCCGTATTGGTTGGTTAGAAACTCGTGGAATTCCGATTGGGGTCTTCATGGATATGTCAAGATTCGACGTGGTGTTAACTGGTGTCTGATTGAAAGTCATGCGGCTACTGCTATGATTGATAATTAA
- the sld-5 gene encoding DNA replication complex GINS protein SLD5 C-terminal domain-containing protein (Confirmed by transcript evidence) produces the protein MKFAEEYALAESNLFQKTVLEFMPAALKKMPVPRGDHDDVMVYAKVTSDDVGNVAIPDWQDLNGEVILEMEPESCHLIPFESVHQLVEDGNIQLM, from the exons ATGAAATTCGCCGAAGAATATGCTCTAGCGGAGTCGAacctttttcagaaaactgtcCTGG aATTCATGCCAGCAGCGCTTAAAAAGATGCCAGTTCCACGTGGCGATCATGATGACGTCATGGTTTACGCAAAAGTGACGTCAGATGACGTGGGCAACGTTGCGATTCCGGATTGGCAGGATTTGAATGGAGAAGTGATTTTGGAAATGGAACCGGAATCGTGTCATTTGATTCCGTTCGAATCGGTACATCAATTGGTTGAAGATGGAAATATTCAACTGATGTGa
- the sld-5 gene encoding DNA replication complex GINS protein SLD5 C-terminal domain-containing protein (Confirmed by transcript evidence) yields MPAALKKMPVPRGDHDDVMVYAKVTSDDVGNVAIPDWQDLNGEVILEMEPESCHLIPFESVHQLVEDGNIQLM; encoded by the coding sequence ATGCCAGCAGCGCTTAAAAAGATGCCAGTTCCACGTGGCGATCATGATGACGTCATGGTTTACGCAAAAGTGACGTCAGATGACGTGGGCAACGTTGCGATTCCGGATTGGCAGGATTTGAATGGAGAAGTGATTTTGGAAATGGAACCGGAATCGTGTCATTTGATTCCGTTCGAATCGGTACATCAATTGGTTGAAGATGGAAATATTCAACTGATGTGa